A segment of the Zingiber officinale cultivar Zhangliang chromosome 8B, Zo_v1.1, whole genome shotgun sequence genome:
CAATGTGGCGGCAGGACTGAACGTAAAGGAGGAAGTTTAAATTGTATTTCCCAGGTGCATCAAGTCTATATGAAATGAGACACACTCGATAAGTTATAACAGAAATTCAAATACAACTAAGGCAAAATAGAACAGAACCATTTAAACAAGCACACATTTTTCTGAACTTGAAGATATAAATGTACATTGATATTTGAAAGATAGAACCACCCTAATATATGTCACAAAAAAACACATCTTAAACAGAagagaaatttaaaataaaaataaacaaacagaTAAACATGCCTCTTGATTGTTGCAGTTATTCTCCAAGTCTTTCATCACTTTCCCATAAATTTGACAAACAAAAAAAGTGTGATCAGCGTCAAAACTGTTGGAGGTTGCTGAACAAGCCAAAATTTGCATTTTGTAATCCATGTTCAACTTGTTGAGCTGCATTTATATTTGTTTATCCGCCTGCACCATCATAAATGAAGGGTCTAAGCTATTGTTTCAGTTCAAATAGTTTGAAGACAATAGTATGGAATGACAAAATGATGAGGGGCAAGCATATGAAGTTCTGCACATCCAACAATGCCACAAAATACAAGGCTAATCACAAAAATGAAGATAGCCAAACTTATGAAATGAAGGGTTACAAAATGATGATAGTCAAGCTTACGAATCTTCATACACAAACAAGGCTTATCCTGATAAGGGTTTAAAGCTGACAACGTAAAACCATTTAACTGATACCAAGAATTAGGACATAACATTCACAAGCAAATTAACTGCATAAAATGAAAGCTTGACAACTAATTTCAGTGAAACTTTAACACGTGCAGGAAATTTCAGGAGAAGAATCTGTGCGGCTAATAGCCCTGATAATTAATTTAAGCATATCGAGCAATATCAACCGGAAGCTCATTCATTCACATACAACCTAGTGGAGGATTATATGTACCTTGTTTGTACTTGgacagaaaaaaaaattcaaaaatcatctAAGACAAAAGTGATCAGTGGCAAGATTTTTGGGATAAATATTTTAGTGAAGGCAGAAGAATATTTCACATAGAGCTATGGATAACTTCTCAAGATAGTCAAAATATAAAtacattttaatttaatatttagctCACAATATCTTGTTGTTTGGCAGATTGCTTCATGACCTCTCGTCAAGTCAGAGTGTATCATGATTCAAACCGTGCATTCTTTCTCTTGTTTATCAAAAAAGGATTTCAGAACCCCTCATAATAATCATCTAGAAGCCATTTTTCTGTAAAAAAACAACCTAACAGCCTTAGTTCTGCAGGAAATCTGAGGTGTGACAAGATGTAGCAGGTGTTTGGATTATGTACTTTCTCTTGCAAAATTGAACCACAAATTCCAAATTTGATCATTTTGGTTCCATTCTATTTTCTTAATCTATTTACCATGTGAACTAAGTCCACTAGTCACATCTAACTAATTGTTTATGGTTTTGTCCAATAAATGATTGAActtttttcttttgtttgtaTATTGCTCTGAAAATTTTCAGAATTCAATCTTCTTCAATTGGAACTTGAACGACATTCGATGTCTGGGGGCTATCAATTCATCTTGTAAGGTGAAATTCTTGATTGTATTATCATCTGGCATGTAATGTTGTGTACAACTGAATCATCTGTTCGCTATCATGGGTTTCTTCTAATTAGCACCAATGGATGTAAAGATTACTAGATAAGGCTCAAGAAACTGTCTAACATGCTAAAATACTTTACACTCAGTTCCCTCAAGTGGTTTCAGATCCTGTGATGTGAGCAAGAAATTTTAGCTGAGATCGTAAGTGATAATCTATAGGACATGCCTTCTTTTGCAAATGCCTCAGCCACAGAATGATCAAATGGTCCCTCTGCCCAGTGTCTCCTAGTTTCCAGAAAACACTAGAATCtaacaagtaaatcatacttCTTAATATTACAATGTGTTGGTGGTGGTGGTAAAAGGAAATTGGGTTACGAGTACATGGTCCAACTTTCATCACAACAATTATCCCATGCATGTACAGAGGGGACCATCCTACATTGGGGTATATAATTAAGAAAGGACTGTGACCTCATGAATCATAGAGCATAGCCACACATACACACATACACCCCATAAATGAGATACTCAGATGGACTATATCTAGGTCACAAGAAACCAACTCTGAGCTTCTGTTCTTTGGTGGTGCCGAGTTGATGAGCTGGTTCTGGTTGGGCTAAGTTATATTAAGGTACTTTGACCATGAATCATCCAAACCTCTACCTTCACTTTCTCCTGTTCAGTGTTGCCACATGTCACCTTCAATCTGAAGGAAGCACATGGAACGGATGCATCAGACCACATCAGCAGTAAATATGGGACCACCCAGGCACATGAAAGGGAGATAATTTAAGAGCATAATATTGTTGCCTTAAATGCCTAACAATGACAACCAGACATTTGTTGATGTCCAAATGATTTGGTATTTCAATGAGACTTGGCAGACAACTAATGACCAAGGACCACATTCTGCCTCACTTTTTAGCATCTAGTGTATCTTAAGATTTTGTTTAGAAAGTTAATCTCATCATATCAGCTAGCATTTCAATAGAAGTTATGCATAATGTGGCACTATAGATTTTCAATAAAGCACTCCTCGTAATTATTCTGTGAGATTATTCATATAGAAATTTACTGCAGAAATCTCATGCCAAAGAGAAAACAACAAAGATTACAAGAAAAAAATTCTTGCTTTATGTTCTATTGAAGTTCACAAGGACAGAGAAACTAAAATATATTACACTATACAGTAACagaatcaaatattttaaaacttattggaCAGGCATACTCATGTCACTTGTTGTTAATCAGGTTTACATCATAGCATTATCCCAGCCGAGTCAGAAATTTCaagtaattaaaattttctaatgacAGACTTCCATTATTCTGTATCCGAGTACAGTGAAACATAAATCATAGAGAATCTAAAGAAACAGTAATGATTGTAATTATGAATGTGATTTCCAAGTTGTAAGGATCTTTTGATTCTAATTTTATCAGCTACAAAAAGCATTTAAAATATTTACTGGAAAAGAAATAACCCCCCAAAATTTGTTACATCATATCCACTGAGTGAATACACATCTCTGTATCTATGTATCTATCTCGGTGCATTAGAGAGTTGATAGGTTCTGCCCTACGAAACCAGACGAAATCCATCATGGTTCTTTAAATTCACCTACCATTTCACATCCTCCTTTGAAACCTGAAAATCCATCGCTATCCAAGTTCATCTACCATTTCATATTCCTTGGTATAACTTGGTCAAGGAATATTGGAGAGTGAGGGATGGCAAGGAACTCCCATACAAAGAATATCACCAAGAAGATGGAGGTGGAGGCGCACACGTTAAATACATGTCAACTCTCAAGTGTCTACATCAATCATGTTGCCAAGCAGCTGGGCTCTTCAAGACCTGAAGATCTCATGGAATCAAAATCTAGAGGCAAGGCAAGTTTTAGTGAAATTTCCCAAGATCACTCCAAGAATAGGAGATACTTCAGTGGATCTCAACAAGAATCACACCCAACATCAGTAAATTCTCCAATACCAAAGAAGCAAGTGCGAAGGCGACTCCATGCAAGTAAGCCTTATCAAGAAAGATTACTTAACATGGCAGAGGCTAGGCGAGAGATTGTAACCGCCCTTAAACTTCATAGAGCTACCATGAAGCATGCAACTGAGGTGCAAAAATTCCAGCAGCAACAGCAAAATCCAACACCTTCTCCAACTCTAGAGCTATCTCCAGCAGTGTTAGAAGAGATACAGAAGGAGTTGAATGAGAATAGGATCAACTTTAAAACTCATTTATTCAATTACACCTTTCCTACCTACCTTCAGAATACCGAATTGTTACCCTGTAAATTCCATGCTTTCCCTTGGATTTATCCACCTATTACCACAATACCTGTCCACGATAAACTCAACAACCCTTTCTTTAATCATCCATTAGGCTTAGATTTAAACCTTCAATGTTTCAACAATAAAAGCAATCCCTTCAGCGACAATCTTTGCTGGGAATCCACAATCCAGCCATCATCACAGCCAACTTCATCTTCATCAAACTCTCCTAATAGTAGCATACCAAATTTCCAGACCTCCTGCCTCTCAAAGAGTTCCTGCCAGGCCTCTTGTGATGCACTTGACCGTGCATCAGGGGCATTCCATCCAAGGATGGATCCTGATGAAATTGCAGAGATCCATTTGATCGGGGAGCAGCATGACATGGAGTGGAATGACAAGATGAACATGATGACATCAGCATGGTGGAGTAAACTCCTAAGAAACATGGATGGCAGCTTTTGTGAGAGTGCAGGAGGAGAGGAAATGGATTCACATGACGAGGTTTTCAACATGCTATCTTGTTTGAGTAATGGAGATGCTAGGAAGTCTTGCCTCTCTGAGCAACATATGTGGAACTACTACAACGAAGATAACTACCTTCCTGATGCCACATTTCCATGGTAACATGGAATTTGAATTTAGAGGACAAAATTCATAAACATTTTAGTATTATTTTCATACTGTTATATGGACCCTTCCCTTTTAAAATTGTCTAGATTTCTATGAATTCTAAGATCTTGCTAATATATGTAGAGACTGAAGTCTATGAAGCCATGCTTCAGTTAACAAACCAAAGCTTCAGCTAACCAAGATAATATGACCTAGAATGATGGGAATTTGAAGATATCATGCCTTGtagactgtcaattattattaGAAATTTAGGAAGAATTTGATAGTCAATCATTGTTACCGTGCTACATAGAACAAACAATTAGGAATAGTCTTTAACTCTTTCTTTTCGTGCATTTTTTATATTGGAAAAATGAAAGTTCAGATGTAGAATGGATGCTATAATTTCTGTATAGAAAGGATCAATCGTCACAGACTTAGTACACATCCAATACCATTCCCAAATCCAAATGAAAATGGTCAAGCATTAGGTTAGGCCAGGACAATTGGCACGAAAATTTATCTAAGCTGTGAACATGAATCCTCACCCAATATGAGCTCAATAAAAGGATAAGATTCATATAGCCGATCTAAAATAGTTGGGGTAATCACATATTGATGATGATGAGTCCCAGACTTGAATTGGTTTATCCTGTTGAAACCCTTGGAactaataaaataacaaaaattaaCTAACTACATATGTAGCCttattttattctcttgattTCTTTGAAATAATTAAGAATCATAATACAGTTTGAATGAGGATGTATAGTGTATCCTCATCGAAACAAGGAGAGAAATTATTTTATCCTTGGTTTGTACGGACATTACTTCAATTCTCATTACAACTTTTCTCCAGTTACAAGTGAATGGAAGTGCAGAAGCATAAAATATGAAACCTGAGGATCATATTTTCCTTCAAAATTTATGGTTTACCTTCCTATAAATACTTCCTAATCTAGCATGTCCTCTGCTATTGATATGTAAAAGATACTATATAAAGCATAATATAGAAAATTCCATAAGTTCTCATCACAATCCTAGCCATCATAAAGACCTGAAGCAAAGGCCACTGAATTGACAATAATATGCATTTACTTCTTCAAAGACCACTTCTTTTCTTGCCTAAGGCATCTTCAACCATGAATGCCAAACAACAACGGTCCATACCTTATTCTCTCATGAGAAGGCATGAATATGAACATTCTGATTCTGCAGGAGAGTTCAGAAGAGCAATAGCAGGAAAGGAGAAAAGGTGTGGAAATCGGAGGCACTTTCCCAATCAAAGGAAATAACATACCTAATCCATTTAACATAATAACACGCGTTATAAGACAATGATTCAAGGTCAAAGAGCTATTTGTTGTTCGAAAAAATGTCTCAAATCTACTAACAAAGTAAAACTATCAGTCACACTGTGACCGCATCCGCAATTTAAACGCTAAAGATTGTTACTTTTAGGACATCAAAAGTTTCCAGAAACAATGCCAAAGATTCTGCACTTACTATGCAATATTTTCTGTAAATAAACATGACCGTATACTTTAAAAGCATCGAATCGCAAATAAAAATTGAGATAGCAAACCAGCGGTGGCTTGGGCTTTACTTGTTGAGAGAGCTGTTCCCACCAAACCTCCATCCGCATTCCTGACTGGTGGAGCAGACAAATAGGAAGAAGCCGCCCCACTAATCCCAAAAAAATCGTCGCTTGCATCCCTCACTGCCAAACCTTATCTCTTGCTAGATCAGAGAAACAGGATCATTGAATAGACTGGTACCTACTACTGAACATTGCATCTCGAACAAATTGAATGAAGCATGTGAATGGCCTCTCTCTGTTCGTAAACTCCGCGTCGACTCGCCATTGATGATCTAGGTCAGCCATTAGGAGGCTATTTGCGTGCGGCCGTGCGGGTCACGATTTAGAGGGGAAATTTCCAATTCGCCcatgctatttttttttaattttcaaaatacccTTGCAGATTCACAGTACAAGTTGCAGCTGATATTAATAGATAGGGGTGAAAATATAAAATTCGAAAACTTTTAAAGTGttcgataattttaaaaatccataaTATATTTTATGGAAGTAAATACTAAAATTTAATAGACAAATTGGAATTTCCTCtctataaaatttaaaactattaaATTATTAATCACCGACACCATCAATTCATCTAGTCAAATAATAGCATGATTAGTTATTTTAAAAGCatggaaaataaaattttctttatatATTTCATCAAATCGCAGGTGagacctgctatattatatggagctgaatgttaggttatgactcgaacacatgagcataagatgagagttgcagagatgaggatgttaagatggatgtgtggacatacgaagatggacaaaataaggaatgagagcattaaagagaaagtcggagttgcatctattgaggacaaactccgagagacacgtttaagatggtacggacatgtacttagacaaccaataaatgctccagttaggcgatgtgaaaccatgataaacatgcatatcaaacgaggaagaggacgaccaaaaagacttgattagcaataataaaacaagataaaatttatttaaatatagatgataatataataggagatagaattcaatgacataaaaggattcatacagccgaccccacttagtgaGAAAAAACTTGATTGTTATTGTTGTATATTTCATCAAACCATGTGAAATTATAGATTTGACTACGACCCGTAAAATAGAAAGTTTATTTTtcagaagaaaataataataataaaacaatcaaaATTATTCATCCATAAAAGCATTCCAATCCATGAGAGTCTAAGTCAGACTCATGGTGCGACTCCAAGTCCAACAAGAACAGGTCGAAGTCAAAATTAAAAATGATTGTTTGACTTTGATGAAGATGATAGTTGGTATCAATTTGACTAAGACTTCTTTTAGAAACATGCTTTACTTTAATGGCAATATGTTGTCATATAGAAACCAGATCCTCTCTGAAAAACTGATACATTGATATTTCTGAAATTTCTGTAGTAAGAGCAATGACAATATGTTGTCACCTCAAATTTTATTTCCTctttacaagaaaaaaaatatctagAAAATAAGAAAGAACTGAAACTTGTGGGCATGCTCAAGAAGGGGATCATCTGAACTCGAGTCAAGAACTAAGGAGTCAAGCCAAGCCATGATCTGTTC
Coding sequences within it:
- the LOC122016631 gene encoding uncharacterized protein LOC122016631; translation: MARNSHTKNITKKMEVEAHTLNTCQLSSVYINHVAKQLGSSRPEDLMESKSRGKASFSEISQDHSKNRRYFSGSQQESHPTSVNSPIPKKQVRRRLHASKPYQERLLNMAEARREIVTALKLHRATMKHATEVQKFQQQQQNPTPSPTLELSPAVLEEIQKELNENRINFKTHLFNYTFPTYLQNTELLPCKFHAFPWIYPPITTIPVHDKLNNPFFNHPLGLDLNLQCFNNKSNPFSDNLCWESTIQPSSQPTSSSSNSPNSSIPNFQTSCLSKSSCQASCDALDRASGAFHPRMDPDEIAEIHLIGEQHDMEWNDKMNMMTSAWWSKLLRNMDGSFCESAGGEEMDSHDEVFNMLSCLSNGDARKSCLSEQHMWNYYNEDNYLPDATFPW